A region from the bacterium genome encodes:
- a CDS encoding transposase, which translates to MTWKPRLCGNDLYHHIYAWGNDRHPVFKEDYHYRKYLELLKKSSRQFPVDILAYALMEWHVHLFLYDQKNTLSVFMQNLHGDYAQYFNRETHRVGHVFGERF; encoded by the coding sequence ATGACCTGGAAACCACGTCTTTGCGGTAACGATTTGTACCATCATATTTATGCCTGGGGCAATGATCGCCATCCAGTCTTCAAAGAAGATTATCATTACCGGAAATATCTCGAGTTACTGAAAAAATCCTCTCGTCAATTCCCGGTTGATATTCTGGCCTATGCCTTGATGGAATGGCACGTGCATCTTTTCCTGTATGACCAGAAAAATACCCTGTCAGTCTTCATGCAGAACCTGCATGGTGACTACGCGCAGTATTTCAACCGCGAAACGCATCGGGTCGGCCACGTTTTCGGCGAACGGTTCA